One Arachis hypogaea cultivar Tifrunner chromosome 18, arahy.Tifrunner.gnm2.J5K5, whole genome shotgun sequence genomic window, aagACAACGGTAACaaaaaaaaccgttgccaaagttaCTGGTATAGACAACggttttgaaagaaaattttaaacaacGGTTTCGAACCGTTACTCGATAAGGAACGGTTTTAAACTGTTCTCTTTCATGATCCAACGGTTTAAAACCATAACTGaataggcaacggttttaaactgttgtagtttattattcacaaagccaacggttttaaagcgttaCCGTTGGTGTCgttttttggcaacggttttaataccATCGCCATTTAATAGTCGTCTAAGACAACGATTTTAAAGCGTTACCATTGGTGTCATTTTTGGACAACGATTTTAAAACCATTACTTTTGTGACTTTTGACAACGGTTTTttatagttatatattttttttatttacaataattttctcatgttgcattaaaattaatattccaactattttttaatttagtgtcaataaataaccttaattatttgaatcaaattactaaagaaaactaattgaatatttaccatcaaatttgatttttaaagtaTTCTATAACATTCATACATATTTGTGACTtataaaaaagattttagaagtCAAATAAACTAAGATACTTTAAAATCACATAAGAAGAGTCTAAGTCGTAACCATATCTAATCATAAAGAAAACAGATTGATATATTACAATAGCAAATatattcttcatcatcttcacaAATTGGTGATTTTTACTCTCTAGTATTTGATCTTCACAATTTGTGTGATTAAGTTCCTTCTCTCCTTCATAATGATTTTcctatgaacaaaaaaattagcaaattaaatatAATGCTAAGCCTAATGCTAATAATTGAAGGAATGGAAGTTTGATTTAGGCTTATCAATAGTAGTAGTTATGTTGGATGTGGTTAGGATTATCACATTTGGAGATGATTTTAACTTGTCAATCTGAGTTAGTAATGCATTTACAACTTGAAATATTCATATTTAAGGATTACTAACACATTACGCAAATACCCaagaaaattcaacatctctcggttgtatttttttaaaatgatatttaaCATTCTCACACACTATTCAAAAAAAGATAGGAAAAAAAAGGAATAATGGGGAAGAAAAGGGGTATTTTCCTGCAGGAAGGACCAGAGAGATTGGTATACCCGAATAGAATCTGAAGGATCTGAACCAGATATAGCAGCTTTCTTGGCCGCAGCAAGGCTTTCGACTTCATCTGCATGACCACACACTTAACCCAAAGTGGATACATGACAAGCATATAGCAATAAGTTAAATTTTGTTCTGCGTCACCAATCAAAACAAATACTAGATTGCTTTCTTCTTTACCATTTcttgaatcttttaaaaaattttgcaaCCTA contains:
- the LOC140181599 gene encoding uncharacterized protein isoform X1, whose product is MAPFCLCLWVLHVAGVLCRWEPTLELPKLVLCSLLKRVLIHFLFHGIVCGHADEVESLAAAKKAAISGSDPSDSIRENHYEGEKELNHTNCEDQILESKNHQFVKMMKNIFAIVIYQSVFFMIRYGYDLDSSYVILKYLSLFDF
- the LOC140181599 gene encoding uncharacterized protein isoform X2 yields the protein MAPFCLCLWVLHVAGVLCRWEPTLELPKLVLCSLLKRVLIHFLFHGIDEVESLAAAKKAAISGSDPSDSIRENHYEGEKELNHTNCEDQILESKNHQFVKMMKNIFAIVIYQSVFFMIRYGYDLDSSYVILKYLSLFDF